The Glycine soja cultivar W05 chromosome 3, ASM419377v2, whole genome shotgun sequence genome window below encodes:
- the LOC114406959 gene encoding uncharacterized protein LOC114406959 isoform X1, with amino-acid sequence MLAKRLSSFFKLSPKPQISTSCSSMKKVDEETGKYYGRKAVSFVLITITGGVALSALDDLAIYHGCSSKAMEKVSKNQAIIDSIGEPIVKGPWYNASLAVAHERRSVSCSFPVSGPQGNGVLQLKAVRNGDDTWSSFFLPRDWDILIMDALLHIPENEKHRTLRINLADKPLSCTACTDSTPHPSENSKAKLSANQ; translated from the exons ATGTTAGCCAAGAGATTAAGCTCTTTCTTCAAACTCTCCCCAAAACCTCAGATTTCCAC CTCTTGCAGTTCCATGAAGAAAGTGGATGAAGAGACTGGCAAATACTATGGTAGAAAGGCTGTGTCATTTGTCTTGATTACTATTACAGGTGGTGTTGCTTTGAGTGCCCTTGATGACCTTGCCATCTATCATGGATGTAGCAG CAAGGCCATGGAGAAGGTAAGCAAGAACCAGGCAATAATAGATTCTATTGGAGAACCAATTGTTAAAGGTCCATGGTACAATGCATCTCTTGCAGTAGCTCATGAAAGACGTTCTGTTTCATGCTCATTTCCTGTTTCTGGACCACAAGGCAATGGTGTCTTGCAGCTGAAGGCTGTTCGAAATGGAG ATGACACTTGGTCTTCCTTTTTCCTTCCTCGTGATTGGGACATTTTAATCATGGATGCTCTCCTCCATATACCTGAGAATGAGAAGCACCGAACCTTGCGGATCAATCTTGCTGACAAGCCTCTTTCTTGTACTGCTTGCACCGATAGCACACCTCATCCATCAGAAAATTCAAAGGCAAAATTGAGTGCCAATCAATAA
- the LOC114406959 gene encoding uncharacterized protein LOC114406959 isoform X2, whose product MLAKRLSSFFKLSPKPQISTSMKKVDEETGKYYGRKAVSFVLITITGGVALSALDDLAIYHGCSSKAMEKVSKNQAIIDSIGEPIVKGPWYNASLAVAHERRSVSCSFPVSGPQGNGVLQLKAVRNGDDTWSSFFLPRDWDILIMDALLHIPENEKHRTLRINLADKPLSCTACTDSTPHPSENSKAKLSANQ is encoded by the exons ATGTTAGCCAAGAGATTAAGCTCTTTCTTCAAACTCTCCCCAAAACCTCAGATTTCCAC TTCCATGAAGAAAGTGGATGAAGAGACTGGCAAATACTATGGTAGAAAGGCTGTGTCATTTGTCTTGATTACTATTACAGGTGGTGTTGCTTTGAGTGCCCTTGATGACCTTGCCATCTATCATGGATGTAGCAG CAAGGCCATGGAGAAGGTAAGCAAGAACCAGGCAATAATAGATTCTATTGGAGAACCAATTGTTAAAGGTCCATGGTACAATGCATCTCTTGCAGTAGCTCATGAAAGACGTTCTGTTTCATGCTCATTTCCTGTTTCTGGACCACAAGGCAATGGTGTCTTGCAGCTGAAGGCTGTTCGAAATGGAG ATGACACTTGGTCTTCCTTTTTCCTTCCTCGTGATTGGGACATTTTAATCATGGATGCTCTCCTCCATATACCTGAGAATGAGAAGCACCGAACCTTGCGGATCAATCTTGCTGACAAGCCTCTTTCTTGTACTGCTTGCACCGATAGCACACCTCATCCATCAGAAAATTCAAAGGCAAAATTGAGTGCCAATCAATAA